The Arabidopsis thaliana chromosome 5, partial sequence genomic interval TGAGCTTTTATCATTAACACAATTTCAATGTATTATTAGGATTTTCATTCAacgaaaaatacaaaaagttcAATTGCTTTCGCCTCTACCGTCTATTTAAAGATAATTGtgacatttcttcttctctctttgtaaTGAAAGATTTTGCTTGAACTTATCCTtgctcaaaaacaaaagactctTCACTCTTGTTAAAGTGTGAATCTAGTCAACATCTTCATAACTTAAGGAAGTAATCAAAATCATTgctaattaatatattttgtcgGCAATGAAATTATACTGTAGGATTAACCAAATGTGAATTCCAAGATTTgcattaattaaaatttctgGTATATTTGACTTTACaatgtggaaaaaaaagagactaaaataaagaaaagcagaaacagaggaagaagaaaaagttttgcAGATCCTGTGATTGTTCTTTACTGTGTGTGTACCTTTGCTCTTCTTTGAAGTGAAAGCTACTTGAGATTATCCTTAAAGAATCAATAATCTCATAaagtttttcactttttttgtaTAAGTAATAATTACATCAACCAACACAAGAGAGTCACAAGATTTCTTGCAAGTTCTTTGATCCTTTGATGTGTATCTTTGTGTTCTCTGTTTCGCTGATTTGGATCTTGATTGAATACTCGTCTTCTCTACCGATATTTTGATCTTCCTCGTTTTTGATGCAGCTCTGGTAAAAGAGGAAGTTGACTATGGTGTCAAGAACCAAGAAGAGAGCGTATAAGTAAGCTATGAAGGTTCCTTCAAGAGCTATGGATATGATATCTCTGTCTCCATTGTAATAAGATCTCATGACTCGGTACTGAAACAAGGCTTCGACTCCTGCTAAGCCGAGATTGGTAGGCAGAGCAAGAGCCATTGCTGTTGAATTTCTTCCGCGAATCAGAAGACACGCCTTGAGGATGTTTGTGTATCCTcccgaggaagaagaaggtgatgaAACCAAGGCTAGATTAGAGATGACAAAGGCGTTTGCGATGATAATTGAGTAGATGATTGCTGAGGATAGGGAGAGGAAAGTGTAGAAGTTTCTTGAAGAGAATCCAAAGGCTTCAAGGGTATTGTATGctaagaaaaacagagcaaaagcAGAGGCGTTTgcagagagaaggaagaagaagttgcaAACGTAAGTTTTGAGAAGCCGGAGGtagaaaacagaggaggaatCTGCAGAGTGATTGTTTGATAGAAGTTTGATGACGTAAGCTTTGGATAAAAGGAGGAATGTGAGGGAGAAAGGAAGAGTGAATAAAGAGGAAGATAGGGTTTGTGAGAGTTTAAGGCttaagatgttgaagaagtcatgagaagaagagaaacccGCTCCGCGGAAGAGCATGTTAAGCCTCATGTGAAGggtggaagaggaagaagagaagaaaggcTGAGAGAGGAGGAGACCGGCGGAGAAAGGGAGGGCCACGGCGGCTGCGGTGGTGACACGGTGGTAGTTTTGGAGGAAAGTGTGAATTGACCTTCTCATGATCTT includes:
- a CDS encoding uncharacterized protein (unknown protein; BEST Arabidopsis thaliana protein match is: unknown protein (TAIR:AT1G26650.1); Has 30201 Blast hits to 17322 proteins in 780 species: Archae - 12; Bacteria - 1396; Metazoa - 17338; Fungi - 3422; Plants - 5037; Viruses - 0; Other Eukaryotes - 2996 (source: NCBI BLink).), with the protein product MKKTMEDPSKIMRRSIHTFLQNYHRVTTAAAVALPFSAGLLLSQPFFSSSSSTLHMRLNMLFRGAGFSSSHDFFNILSLKLSQTLSSSLFTLPFSLTFLLLSKAYVIKLLSNNHSADSSSVFYLRLLKTYVCNFFFLLSANASAFALFFLAYNTLEAFGFSSRNFYTFLSLSSAIIYSIIIANAFVISNLALVSSPSSSSGGYTNILKACLLIRGRNSTAMALALPTNLGLAGVEALFQYRVMRSYYNGDRDIISIALEGTFIAYLYALFLVLDTIVNFLFYQSCIKNEEDQNIGREDEYSIKIQISETENTKIHIKGSKNLQEIL